The segment GGAACCACGTTTCGCAGTATTTGTTCGCGAATGGCACGCGCCGGTTCCCACTCTTGAGGAAGCACCTGGCAAATGGCGCTGGGAAGATGGTTGGCCGATCCAGCGAATCCGCTCGCACACGTTCTATCCGCAGCCGAATCATACGTTATTAGAAAGGCCCCCACAATCGGATATACACAAACTTCGCAATATTCCAACAACTGGAATCGAAGCGAGCGGTCCTGTGATGTGGTGGGGAGATGTTGCGCCCGATCAACGGCCTACGGACGCCTTCAGTCTTGTGTACGACACGGATGCTTTGAAAGAAGATGTGGAAATCCTTGGATTGCCTCAAGCAGTTTTAAATGTTTCCTCGGATGCGCCGCATGCAAACTGGTTCGCGCGTCTTTCCGATGTAGCACCGGATGGAACTGTAACTCTTGTAGCAGGAGCAGGATTTAATGGAACGCATCGGGAATCCGCAAAAAATCCAAAATCGCTGGAGCCCGGCACATCTTTTACGCTGCCGATTGAAATGCATTTCACTTCCTGGGTTTTTCCGAAAAATCACCGAATCCGTCTTTCGGTCAGTAACGCACAGTGGCCAATGTTCTGGCCGGCTCCTGATCAAGTAACCACTTCGTTATATTTAGGAGGGACCAAAGTTATATTGCCGATCGTGCCCTTTGAAAAAAGACCAGTGCCAGCCGCGTTCCTTCCACCTGAAAAAGAGAAGGACCTTCCGGAATTTATAACTCTGGATGAGGGAACAATTTCCGGCTATGGAGAAATAGGAACTGTTGAAAGAGATACGGCCAGTCGCAGCACAAAAATTCGGGCCACGAACAGCGGTGGAACCCGGTACCCATGGGGAACAGAGCGCTACACGGAAACAATCGTTCACGAAACATCAGACGATCATCCGGAGAAGACTCAGTTGCTCGGCAAGCACAACATAACCGTGGAGCTCAAAGACAGAGTTCTTACCTGGGAAGCGGAGCTATCCTTCCGCAGCGATCGCAAGAATTTTTACTACAGCTACAAACGCAAACTTCTTCAGGACGGCAAACTCGTCCGGGAAAAAACATGGCAAGATACGATTCCACGCGACCATCAGTGAACTGTAAAATTGTTTTTGCATTTCTGGTCTTCCTGACCGCCGCGGCATGTAACGATGATGACGGCGTTGGATCTAATAGAGTAGAGTCCCTTCCCGCCAACTTCAAACTGGAAGCGCAGGCTTCGGGAACCGATAGTGAAGGAACAACTGTCGATTGCCGTCTCGATTTTACATTCGAGCTGCGAAGCGAGACGTTTCGAGATGCAAACCGCGTTGTGTACAAAGGAGTTCACGGAGGAGAGGCGTTTAGAAGGATTCTTGACGAACAAGGAAACGGTTTTGCTTTTTTTGCCGACGCTTTCGGAGAAATGGAGGCGCATCTAAATATACGAACCGGGGCCACTGCACTGATCGCGCCGGTGAATGAGACTGCATCGAATCAATTCTGGCGGGAGCTGGCGCGTTTCGATGTGACGATGAACCGAAACGGCACCGGGCGAGGCACATGGACCTGCGCGCCTCTGGAAATCGATCAGGGCGGTTATGTCGACAATTCCATCTCCGTAGACGGTGTTTTCCGGATTGAACCAATCCAGGCCAATTGATAGGGAGATCAGAGGAGATTTGAATTAGATAGGGAGATAAAACCAGTTTTTATCCCCATATCTGGCCAGATCTAAGTGGTTTGTTTGCGGAAGAAACTGTTATGAAAGTAGACCGCGCTCTTAAGGGCCAGGGAGGGAAGGAATTTCATTTTCCGGGTCTTAACGGAATCAGCTGAGAAACCGGAACCGGCATAGAGAGCTTTGAATCCCAGACAAGCGAGCGTGTACCAGATTTTCCCCATAACAGGCCACTTTGTTGCCGCTGCGCGCTTGCGAATTTCTTTCAGGCTGTAAAAGCTGGCCCAACTCTTTCTGATCTCTTTGACCAGCGTAGTGCTGTCGATGTTCTGGTGTTGAATCAGAACGGCAGGTTTTTTCGGATCTGTCCAATAGCGATCGTACAGGATCTTGTTCTTGTGTTTTGGTGGAACGGAAGAGTTTTGCAATCCATTTTTGTAATCCTGCATCATTTCAAAGAAATCCACGGTGCCGGGAAAGGGACTGTAGAGTGTAAATTGCGCAAGCAAGCTACCGGATGCTTTCGCAAATTCCCGCATGGTCGCAATGGTTTCAACGGTATCCGTTTCCAGACCGCAGATAATCGAGCTCAGTACAAAAATTCCATTTTGCTGAATGGTCCGTATCGTCTCTACCATTTTTTCGCCGACCGGATTCCACTGTTTATTTGCGGCCTCGAGTCCCTCCGCCGAAAAGGATTCCACGCCGATCAGCGCTGCGCGAACTCGCATCTTATCGTACATCCCTCTGAGATATTCAGGATCGCTTACAACTTCTGCAGTCATCTGAGTGAATCCGTAGATGTCCCGCGGAACAGCTTTGCTGTATTCTTCAAAGAACTGCAGGCGTTCCTCGCGAATCCTTTCGAGTTCCTTTCGCTTACTCGGACTGGTCTCGCGTTGAATTCTACCGATCGTAGCAGGATTAAAATTATCATCCGCAAATATCACATAACGGAAACCCATTCCGTAAAGAGTATTTACTTCTTCGATGATCTTGTCTGTGAGTCGCTGACGCGGCTGGCGGCCATCCGTAACCCATACGGAACAAAAGCTGCAATTCTCCGGACAACCGGCAACCGTCTGAACGGACGCAAACATGTACCGGTGAGGATCGAGCAAATCCCATCTGCCTGTCAAAAGCTGATCCCCCGGAATTTTTCCTCCGACATACAGCTTGTTCAGTTGTCCAGCCAATGCGTCCCGAACCGCTTTTCCCCAGACAACATCTCCGGCGCCGGTAATGACAGCATCCGCCCCCATCTCCATCGGCTCCTGCGGAAAAATCGTCGCGTGTATGCCGCCAACGATTACGGTTGCACCTCGTTTCTTTGCATCCCGGAGCACTCGATAACCTGGATTGCAGTTACCGGTGGTGATTCCGATTCCAACGATGTCCCCCGGCTCCACGATTTCCGGGTCAAACAGGTTCAACGATTCGTCCACAAGCACCGGATCACCGACGAGGTCGACGGGCGTAGCTTGAGCAATGACATAGAGCCACCGGGGAGCGATAAAACTATATCCGACAGTTACACTCGCCGGATTTACAAGAATTACTTTTGGCATAGCACCTATAATGCGCCCCTGATCGTGGTGAGAGTATAACACTCATTCAAGCGGAGCAACAGGAAACCTCACCGTAACATTCCCAAATAATATAATGGAAGCAGGACACTAGCCAACACCATCGGGGAGATCTATCTCCGCTCCCTCACGAACGATAGAACAAGCAAAGCGAGCGCGGTTAGAGCCAGCGAAAAATAGAAGGGCGCTGTGAGCGCAAC is part of the bacterium genome and harbors:
- a CDS encoding CocE/NonD family hydrolase gives rise to the protein DYVIDEAYFRNRFDTQPWMMTYKRQQRDGPFWDRTTLKALYDSIRVPTFVIGGWYDGYRDSIPRMLQNLKAPVKALIGPWSHAFPHDAYPKPEIEWRHEAVRWYDHWLKGKDTGIMKEPRFAVFVREWHAPVPTLEEAPGKWRWEDGWPIQRIRSHTFYPQPNHTLLERPPQSDIHKLRNIPTTGIEASGPVMWWGDVAPDQRPTDAFSLVYDTDALKEDVEILGLPQAVLNVSSDAPHANWFARLSDVAPDGTVTLVAGAGFNGTHRESAKNPKSLEPGTSFTLPIEMHFTSWVFPKNHRIRLSVSNAQWPMFWPAPDQVTTSLYLGGTKVILPIVPFEKRPVPAAFLPPEKEKDLPEFITLDEGTISGYGEIGTVERDTASRSTKIRATNSGGTRYPWGTERYTETIVHETSDDHPEKTQLLGKHNITVELKDRVLTWEAELSFRSDRKNFYYSYKRKLLQDGKLVREKTWQDTIPRDHQ
- a CDS encoding radical SAM protein codes for the protein MPKVILVNPASVTVGYSFIAPRWLYVIAQATPVDLVGDPVLVDESLNLFDPEIVEPGDIVGIGITTGNCNPGYRVLRDAKKRGATVIVGGIHATIFPQEPMEMGADAVITGAGDVVWGKAVRDALAGQLNKLYVGGKIPGDQLLTGRWDLLDPHRYMFASVQTVAGCPENCSFCSVWVTDGRQPRQRLTDKIIEEVNTLYGMGFRYVIFADDNFNPATIGRIQRETSPSKRKELERIREERLQFFEEYSKAVPRDIYGFTQMTAEVVSDPEYLRGMYDKMRVRAALIGVESFSAEGLEAANKQWNPVGEKMVETIRTIQQNGIFVLSSIICGLETDTVETIATMREFAKASGSLLAQFTLYSPFPGTVDFFEMMQDYKNGLQNSSVPPKHKNKILYDRYWTDPKKPAVLIQHQNIDSTTLVKEIRKSWASFYSLKEIRKRAAATKWPVMGKIWYTLACLGFKALYAGSGFSADSVKTRKMKFLPSLALKSAVYFHNSFFRKQTT